Proteins encoded by one window of Cannabis sativa cultivar Pink pepper isolate KNU-18-1 chromosome 4, ASM2916894v1, whole genome shotgun sequence:
- the LOC115715126 gene encoding protein MIZU-KUSSEI 1-like — protein MAYPRIGSAANFSGGGGGVTVVDCHKQVRSWQLFRSFMELIIPCCNIHNNDNDDQYHPNQNKTIAKHYPQSHYYYFNYNSQPRISCSSTSSSSSSSTCNVVTGTIFGYRRGKVSLCIQTSPKYSSSPNDAPILLLELAVSTKTLAREMRGGNLRIALETTSHDIQAESTIPGYKRNCNNHSTSLLSTPVWTMYCNGRRAGYAVRRRPGKSDLEALKLMGSVVTGAGVISKKELNNAPNDVVGDDELMYLRANFERVCGSENSESFHLIDPDESIGQELSVFLYRSR, from the coding sequence ATGGCCTATCCAAGAATCGGTAGCGCTGCCAACTTCTCAGGAGGCGGAGGTGGCGTAACGGTGGTGGACTGCCATAAACAAGTCCGCTCATGGCAGCTTTTTCGCTCTTTCATGGAGCTTATTATCCCATGCTGCAACATTCATAATAACGATAATGATGATCAGTACCATCCTAATCAAAACAAAACAATAGCCAAACACTACCCCCAATCCCATTATTATTACTTCAACTATAATTCCCAACCAAGAATTTCTTGTTCCTCCACTTCatcatcttcctcttcttccacTTGCAACGTCGTCACTGGCACCATATTCGGATACCGACGGGGAAAAGTTAGCCTCTGCATCCAAACATCCCCAAAATATTCATCATCTCCCAATGATGCTCCTATTCTCCTTCTGGAACTCGCCGTTTCGACCAAGACTCTAGCTCGGGAAATGAGAGGAGGAAATCTCCGAATTGCCCTGGAGACTACTAGCCATGATATTCAAGCTGAGTCTACTATTCCGGGGTATAAACGTAATTGTAATAATCACAGTACTTCTCTTTTGTCCACTCCAGTTTGGACCATGTACTGTAATGGAAGGAGAGCTGGTTATGCGGTTAGGCGGCGGCCGGGGAAAAGTGACTTGGAGGCGCTGAAGCTCATGGGATCGGTGGTAACCGGTGCCGGAGTTATTAGCAAGAAAGAACTTAACAATGCACCAAACGACGTCGTTGGGGACGATGAGCTTATGTACCTCAGAGCTAACTTTGAGAGAGTCTGTGGGTCGGAGAATTCCGAGTCGTTTCATTTGATTGACCCGGACGAGTCTATTGGTCAAGAACTCAGCGTTTTCTTATATCGTTCACGgtga